tattatttatttgatgtaatatgttagattgtaaagttatattttattataaaataaatttaacaaataatataaaaatatgtcaatttataagtttatttattgaattttttgtaactgtattttaaattaattttgagtagtcagatgattttagatgatctgtaaatattgaataatagtaaaattgtaataaaataataataataaaatattaaataataataaaaaatatgtataaaatatatatatatatattaaataataatgaagtgAACTTCCCTAACACAGTCTATGAGGTGCCAAGGAACTTTAGGCGCAAGTTCACCTCGATTTACGTCGTTTAAACAGATCTCTAGGACTAAAGACAGTCTTCGGGGCCCTTTGGGCATTACTTTGGATTTCGGCTTTTGGGATCCGACTTTTTACTTTGCTTGGGCTTGGGCCTGGGCCGATTGAACAACACCCCATTTCCACGATCGAATCAGTTGGTtcaaggaattattctagaccAGCAGCTATAAGAGTTTGTGGTTCCAAGGGCCCATTAATGGATTTTGAACAGTAAATATACCGTTTATGTCAATAGTAAATGTACTGTTCAAATTAGGGGTCTGCGTGCATATATTGGGTCAATATTGGCATGGCCCAAGTCAAAGCTCAAGGCCCACTATTCTTAAAGGATAACTACTCAAAGAAGTCATGTTGTTTAATACAGACCTAGCCACCTGGCTTATTAGAAGGAATGAATCATCGGcctatgaatatttatgatgtggTGATTAGATAATTATGATACATCAATATAAGTCCCTTAATGGCTAAGCATCGCATAAAATTAATCTGTTTATGGCATTTATCCAATGAACCTCTCCacctatatatatgaataagaGGTAATTCTCCAAAGGTCTGATTTCATATTCTTGAGTTGTTATCTATCACTTGTTACTAACTTAAGTATTAAAGTTGTTACAAGTACATAGTGCCACCCTCACAGTGAGTTGCAAGTTGATGATCACATTCAGTGGTAGGACATGTCAAGGGTTGATGTTCAAAAGATTATCtagcaaaatttaaaaaaaaaaaaaatgcattagaAAGTAGAAATCTCAAGGAAtaatgttgttgttgttgttgttgttcatctTAAACTATGTCATCCTGACCCATATTTATTAACATGACACATTTGATAGAGGAAGCTAATTGAAATATTGtaggtattttttaatttgaaaaattaaaaacgaaaaaataaatacatagaaAATTGTTGATAATGGGCTGGTTCTCCTATGGCTGGGCATTAACCAGTCTTGAATTGAAGCTGGTTATtaactcaattcaattcatgaatCCTTCAACTCATTCACCCTTAAGTGCAGATCATGAGCTAATCTGTTCATTCACAGATTTTAGTGGCAAACTGCAAAAGGGTATGCCAAGTTGTATTGTTATACAAAAATAGCTAAAAGATAACTACATATAGAAGAAGCAAAATGCCCGAAATTCGTATGAGTCTATGCAGACAAGCATTAAGGACGTAGTGGAAAGTCCAGCAATTCGATCCGAGTACTGACAACTCCCACTAGAGCATACAATTTAGGTAAAGGATCTGTCAGAACTAGCATACGGTTGTAGCACAGCCTATGGTGGAGAAGAGAATATCCCATCTCCATAAAGAAAAGAACAGTAAGGAGATGAATGTATCACTATCACTGAGAGTCCTTTGGTGAATAGCATGCGGATATCAGCATGACATCCTGTTGTTTCTAATTGTAACACAGGGAATTAGGAAATTTGCAAGGTAAAAAGCCATGCATGGCTTTACAATATTCACCAAATGGTCGAGGCAAACAGATCGTCTTTCCTTAGAATATTGCGTGATTAGATATGTATGAGCAGCCACTATGAGATCAAATCCCACAAATACATGGCTATGGTGAATGAATCAATCTCAACTATCACATTTCACTTTACTTAACATGCCTCATGATCTGGTCGGCAACTCTTGTTGGAATGTTTTCCATCACCTCTGCTATTTTGATTTTACCATACTTGAAAACCTAAGGTGCAAATTAATAGACCTTTGCCAAGAAGCCACTTCAACAAATCTCGCTTCTATCTGTTAAAGAAAATTAGGAGGGGTTGTCCTGATTCCTCCCTCTTCCCCCCCTTCTCCTCCATACCCATCTCCCTCTTGTTCAACTGTCTATGGATTTTtcacttctttttcattttctcgaTCCAAGTCGGAAAACCCTCAATCTGCCCACCTTTCAAGCATTTGCAAACCACACGCACCACATCATAACAGCCTCCAGTACTCCTCACCGATCTTCAAGAAGAGAGCAGAAGACAAAAGTGCCGTCATTGGACCAATTTATGTGGCTCTCATTAATCCATGCATGAGTTCTACACATGGCCCTAAAATGTAATATTGTCGACTTCATTGGCCTTATATCTTCAAAACGTATGTTCTCCAGGTGCCTTCTCCGATTGAAAAACATTAAGGTAATAGAAGTGAAAACCCCCCAATGAATATGgcaaaagaattgcttgcagtgccCCTTTATTAGTTACAGCCTCCCAAGTACAATTGATCTGCAGTCCACTTATTAGAGGATAACAATCTACCCCTCTTTGTTGTCAAAATGATGACAGACAAAGCAAAAGCAGACACAAATAAAtcaatcacacaaaataaaattaacatagTTCGTTAACATGTTTACATATATAGAGCTATAGAGGATTTTATTGTACTaagaaatcacaaaataaacttTGGAGTAAAATCTCATTATTCAAAACACTCAAGACGCATATATTATTCattaagtatatatttataatgtcaCATGACATAaacctaatttttatttttttgaattattcACTCAAGTGAAGTGTCGAGCACATTTCAAGCAAAATCTTTGTCAGGCATTAGTTTGAGCGACTTGTTAAGCGAATTCTCTGTCTGAGCTTTGCTAGAGTGACCTATTGCACAAACATTGAGCAAACTTTCTATTGGCACTTCCTCTTATCACAAGTGgtgccaaaattttttttccggAAGCAACGACCTTAACCAAAACTAATATGGCCAAGCCTTCTTGAAAATCTGTCAAAAAACCATAACACATCATTATCGGGTTGTATAATCAAATCAGACCAACACACCAATGAACCAAGCTCCACAAACCCAACACTAATCACTTTATTACCATGGCAATTCTTCGATCTTCAGACTACTTTTTTGTCGAAACCTATCATGATAAGGTCGAATTTCTAAAGTCccatttggatttgaaaaataattcattttatcttatttcatcattataacttttttaaatttttacataaaatataataaataatataactttttaaaatttcaaaacataaataatattataacaatattttattcaacatttatctttcatctcatctgaattcAAACAACCCTCGGTCaattttcatgttttattttttcatttcaagCATTGCATGAGATTTTTACTCAAATTCAATGCAAACtggcattaaaaataaatagatcttTGCTTGCTTGCAATCCAAAAGAATGCATTATTTTACTTATGATCAATATGGAAGGGACAAGCAGAACATTCTATGGGCATCGGCACGCGGTATGTCGACACTATCTGTATcgtaataaaaaattgaaactaaaagaaaaagtataaGTTGCATCCAACGTACGTCCTGATTTGACTTCCTGGAAATTCAATGATGGTTGAATACGACCAGTTCCACTAACCAAAACCAACGCCAAATGAACAAAGTCTCGTAAAATTCTTCGTTTCACTTCCAAGATGAAAGTGCCCATGTATAATTAGAAGAAAATCACTCTTTTCATGCCATAAAGCTATACATGCATAGCTAGGGTTTTGTTtgagtgtatatatattttttcaaacaattattaaatatgaaataaatttgATCTAACCAATTTTATATAAGTAAGTaatctcaaatattttatgaataatagtgaaaaataataataataacaataaaaaataataataaaataataaataatagtacaCTAATAATATACCTCAATTGCCAttttaaatcataaaagaaTGCCTTTTTCTAATGTGACTTTAAAGCGTGAATagtgtatttttctttatttttatattcggATTAAAGTAAAATTGTACCATAGTACCATGTCATTACACAAATATTGGTATAGTAACTTTTAATTATAtggataataaaatctagatgtcgaaatataatgaaattagaaaggcatctaaaattatttctctAATTTCCTATTTATGCAGTATGAGGATTCTCTTGTAAACCTTAAGATGTAAATGAGAGTTAAACccatataaaaatcatataaaacttattataatgctaaCGAAAGATATTAAATACTATTATTTTACATacaaaaatgatcaaaatatctaaaataatttatatcttTTACTAATCTAAATCCATTTAAGGATCGGATCAAGGTTTTAATTGTGAGAgatctaaaatcatttaagatcTAAAATAAGCAATAAATTCGAGGGTTTGAAGTAGGAGAGAGATAGATCCATACAGTTAGTCATACAATATTTCTTATTGtctgtataaatattttgagtAACATTAAATTGACAATAAATATTGTACAATCTTattcaaataagaaaaatattataccaaATTCTCAATTATACAGGCACAACTCTTTttacaaatattaatatatatagctatattttaaaatgaaaatatttatataaaataatgttaatataaaatattgtaaaaataattatatatctatcatttttcttatttaagttTGTAATAAGAAGATACTGttagaaattaattaaactcTCTAATCCAACGTTATTGCACATCGATCATGAGTAGTCAATGGAGGTCCGAGTCAGTCCTACTGGATTAGATTTTGTAAAGACTAGGCCCAGGCAGGATAGATTTCCAGCCCTTGGATATCATCATGTCACCGAACATTAACCTGAATCTTTCAAGTGGCTTCTGGAACTGAACCGACGGCCTTTTGGTGCGAAGATTGTCAATTTTACAGTACATAAATAAGTATATTATCCATTAATATACCATGCCATAATTTTACACCCTCTCATACTTATATCATTAATCTTATTTACCATGCCGATGTATGCACGTATATCAGACTACTTAGCTCCATTCATGACCTCATCTGTCCACATATAGCTGTTATTCCCACCGCCATAGCACAGTCTGCCATATATAGAAGGCCCCCCAAGGACCCAATAAACCATGTTCTCCATCCCCAAACTCATACTTATCTAGCTTGTTTACTACTCCCAATATAAATAAAAGCTTAGGATCCATTTCTAGAGACGAGTGTGGGAGAGAGATGAGTAGCTTCGAAGATGAAAGACTGGTTCAGATGGTAGAGGAGTTTATAGAATCAGAATCGCCATCACCCATTATCTTTTCTGCTTCCTCGAAGTGTCGTCCTCTAAACCATCGCACCCAGTATCTCGCTTTACACGTATGTATTTTGACCCACATACATGATGCTTCCAGGGTTCCAGCCCAAGAAGTTTATAATCTGTTATTTTGAATATGATCTTTTGGTCTTGCTTTCGGTTTTCTTTTGTGTGCGTGTATAAGTTATGGAGAGAGTGTgtgattttgttattttgtctGGTTTCAGGAGATTCTTGGGAGTGGGACAAAAGCCGAGGTTGAGATCCTTGAGAGTGTGTTGAGGCATATGAGAAGCAAAAGAGATGCTGATAAAACCAGCAGTCTGAAAAAGTGGCTTGTCATGAGGCTCAAAAGGGATGGTTATAAGGCTTCACTTTGTCAGACTTCTTGGATCACTTCCTTGGGATGCCCTGCTGGTGGGtctcttttcaaatttattattatttacctcAAATTCCATACTTCCCGTCCCCTCCAAGTCTGATCCATCCACTTTTTTATCACAAGAATTtaaggcattttttttttaatcacaagAACTTAAATGCCTATACATATCTTCCAATTTCCTTATTATGCTGTAGGGGAAATCCCTAAGTTGCGAGCATGAGTTAAAACtcttcacttcttttttttttttttcggttttaaCAGGTGATTATGAATACATCGATATCAGAATGGAAGATGATGAGAGTGGTAATTCAAAGAAGTTTTTTGTGGACGTGGATTTCAAGTCACAGTTTGAGCTAGCAAGGCCTACAACAACATACAAGGAGCTAACAGAAACACTCCCACAGATCTTTGTTGGGACTGAGGACAAGCTTAACAATATAATCTCTCTTCTATGCTCAGCTGCTAAACAGTCCCTTAGAGAGAGGGGCCTCCACATCCCCCCATGGAGGACTACCACTTACATGCAGTCCAAATGGCTTTCTGGCTGCACTCACAAAGTCTCTGCAGACAAGAGAAAAGCAAAAGGTGTTAGTGTTACAGATGAGTATAGCAACTGGACACCCTCGCCTCCAAGGGCCAAACCTAATAGGCAGAGAAATTTGGGTGGCGGTTCGGCCTTGTCTAGTCAGTTTTCTGGGATGAGCATAAATTGTTGCTGAAATTTTGATTGCCGAGTTCTAATATTGGCAGAGAGGCTGCCCAATTTTGTTCCCTTCTTATTTTCTGGTATTTCTGTCGATGTATTTGGTTATTTAGGTCCTTTTTTGTACCGAGGCGAGGGATGTACCCATCGCAATTCTGccatatatttttccttattttattttattttattttttcctgttATTTCCTTATTGTTTAACTTTAGGTATGTTAACGTGCACTACGTGCATGTGCTTCTCTCTATGACTCTTATTACCTTAAAAATCTTATATTCTTAGATATAAAACAAATGTTGAAGCTGTATGGAGACGGAATATGATAATGTGCACCATTGTGGCCATGTCTGCATCTAATAAACGTGTAATCCTCCTATAAATAGTTTTGCCATTTGAAGAATTTGATATATTTCACCAAAACTCATATACATGTACTTAGAACTCGTTTGATCTGCCTCCTGGGAAGTCTATATTGGGCTGCAAACAGGTATAGAGATTAGGACTTGGAAGATTGTTGTTGCAGGATACAGAGGTCTCGTTATTAGTCATGATTCACATGAGCAGTGTGGTATTTGACTATGGAGATACCCTGATTCTTGAGACGTCTCACCTGTGTCAAATCTGACTGCAGATTGATGCAGAAAAATATATCTCAATGaagatcttttatatatatatatatatatatgcaatctcTGAAGTTTTTATTTTGGGAGCTACTAGAGACACAAAGGGATCCTACACACTGATGTGGCAAACTAGCAGTGTATCACgtcgatttctctctctctctctctctctctctctctctctctctctctctctctctcccccaccGGCCACCACGCTCAAAACAGAGATCATGCGGCAAAGCAGGGCATGACGAAGCTGTGGATTGACGGAGACGAGCGTGTGACAACGGATCACGGTGATGTAGCGACACTATCGCCGTTTGAGGAGCTgagcacgagagagagagagagagagagagagagagagagagagagagagagagagagagagagagagagagagaagggcaCGACAAAGTTGTGGAGCATGCGACAATGAGCATTCGACAACGAAACCGCCCGGCCATGACGAAGATGGTCCTCGACTGCCTAGTTGCCTGGCCACAGGATGCTGCACGGGCGCAACAATGGCCATCAACTCCTCGGCCCAGTCATGCCGAGGCACAACAAGAGTGTGCAACAGTGGCCATCAACTCCTCGGCCTAGTCACACCGAGGCACAACAGGAGTGCCAATGGCCACCATGTGATCTGTCAGCATTTTTTGTTCCCAGAGTGATGCCTCTGAGCACCTTGGCACAAGACGTGGGAGATAGGGCACGGGGGGAgggggagaaaaaaaattggggGGAGAGaaaggaaggggaaaaaaaaataagggaaGACATGGCACATTTCCAATATGTGGGATCCCTTTAtgtctataatatttttcttttattttcttagacGTGGTTACTGTCTCTCCTAATATAGATATGCATCCAATCTTCTTTCATTGGAAAGATTCATTGACATTTTTTTACTGTCcaccttttcttatttttttccttgataGATCGTCAACAAGCATGCAGATTTGGCTAGTTATTCTACTTGAGATAGATCAGATTTTGTTATGGGTATATACTTCTTGAGAAATAATCAAACAATGCTATTTACAGTTATGTATTGTATAGTCATATATTGTGCTAGTGCTGTGTacttcttttgaaaataaatataatccaCCATTAAATATgcaacacataaaaaaaaaaactaattttcattttgacaAAATTTATGCATGGATCATGCGTGCATGGGCTTTCTTATCCGTGGTGGTGCATCCATAGTTAGGTGGTGATAGTCAAGTTtttgacaaaataataatagggAAATGGTGTCattatacctatatatatatatattacagatTTTCTTCCTGCAGGATGATTACCCCAAAGAATAATGGGCATCACGAGTCAAACTTTACTGGgatcactaaaattatataatgatAAATTCTATTTGATGTCAAGAAAGTTGATGAGGCTTGTCTCATCCTTTTGAAAAAACCCTACGTGCCTCCttccccactctctctctctctctcaaaaaattAAGGATTCTATATCGGATTTTCGTTGGAGGGGAAGGACGTCTGAGCTTCTTCCTCCCTCTCCTTCATTCAATGCTCCCATTCACCCACTTTGtatatgaagatttttttttttatttagttttattttactttcttcaaGGTAGAAAAAGATAGATCACAACTTTATGACAACTCTTGAGAGACACGCATGGCATAATCAAATTAGCAGGTCGAAAACCGTTTGGAGGAAAGTGGTAGTTTTGTAAAAATCACCGTGCATGGTTCTTAAGTGCCGCCCACATCTACATGTGGTCCTCACGTGCCACCTCTTTTGGTAGCTCTTTTTAAAACATGTGCTTGACCACCCGATTTACCATCACCAGACTTTTCAGATTTGAATTTTATGGCTGAAAGAGACAAGTGTATTGTTTTCGTGAGCAATCATTAATTCTGAAATTTACTAGAGTTGGTCCAAACAGTAATCcgtcatttttcatatttatcttactacttttttttttgtttccttattgttaatttaaaaaaaaaagtttgtctCTCAGATGTTTGTCTGTAAAAATTGAGTCATCTCTTTTTATGAAGGGTGAGGTTGAGTCTCTATTTAGACAAAGAGTGTTGTCTATTGGACGTTTGTCTGTAGAGAATATTAGCAATAATGAAGACCAGACCAGTCACAAATGGAAATAGTCTATTGGTGTAGctctaaatgcattattttagtttatgatGTCATGTTTGATATGAAAGACATTCCAGAATGTATCTGGTCATAgatgtaagttttttttataaataaatcatgacatttttctttaaaaaaaattattatgtacTAATATCATATTGTCTTATATAgagttcttttaaaaaaataaaaaaaattaagagttgATGCATAATGGCATATCAACATGATTGGATAAAAGTCgaatgaaaatatattattaaatatgtttctaaaatataaatattagagtaGAAGGAAACTCTACACATTTCATGAATTGCACGAGGTATATGTTAACAACGAGATAACATAGAAACATGCAATATAATAAAAACTGaccacttttattttaattgcttaTTACTAGGAGCGGcatcaaatttatatatagaaaaatgatatttatagtgaATTAGTCATTATCATTAGAAAAACTTTGTACTTGCATTTAATATACAGTTTCAACTCAAAGGGTGGTaattcaacaatattttaagtTG
The genomic region above belongs to Carya illinoinensis cultivar Pawnee chromosome 4, C.illinoinensisPawnee_v1, whole genome shotgun sequence and contains:
- the LOC122307043 gene encoding uncharacterized protein LOC122307043, which produces MSSFEDERLVQMVEEFIESESPSPIIFSASSKCRPLNHRTQYLALHEILGSGTKAEVEILESVLRHMRSKRDADKTSSLKKWLVMRLKRDGYKASLCQTSWITSLGCPAGDYEYIDIRMEDDESGNSKKFFVDVDFKSQFELARPTTTYKELTETLPQIFVGTEDKLNNIISLLCSAAKQSLRERGLHIPPWRTTTYMQSKWLSGCTHKVSADKRKAKGVSVTDEYSNWTPSPPRAKPNRQRNLGGGSALSSQFSGMSINCC